One stretch of Halapricum desulfuricans DNA includes these proteins:
- a CDS encoding ABC transporter permease codes for MATQKPEQFDQIDWDEQSTGGRFDLSINSKLMLVTGLPVILLWVYDYLFVPEREATFVKLGADLGLSSQFETLGLDYNPSSVDLLFLFTLFLFAWYILLPLYQNARMTRYYWREFRRNRPAVVSLVWLGIVFVGGTVGPFFIGQPEQNVLMANQPPVFLEVDMVHTPQCAGPVEGGACHGTWGHPLGTDSAGRDIFASVVHGMTVTMQIAFITTLIVTVIGVSVGTFSAFAGGWVDEILMRIVDIVLSFPTLLFFLLILYIYGAGLGMFILVFALFGWGSTARYVRSKALSVSEEEFIKATRISGASTYRILRRHVVPNTASSIITQLTLLVPGFLLAEAQLAYLGIGDTEVPTWGQLISSGRNAIDFAPWIVLVPGIALFLTILAFNFLGDALLDALNPEAQAESEQ; via the coding sequence ATGGCAACGCAAAAACCAGAACAATTCGATCAGATCGACTGGGACGAGCAATCGACCGGCGGCCGGTTCGATCTGTCGATCAACTCGAAGCTGATGCTCGTAACCGGTCTCCCGGTCATACTGTTATGGGTCTATGATTACCTGTTCGTTCCCGAACGCGAGGCGACGTTCGTGAAACTGGGAGCGGACCTCGGGCTCTCCTCGCAGTTCGAGACGCTCGGACTCGATTACAACCCCTCGAGCGTCGATCTCCTGTTTCTGTTCACGCTCTTTCTCTTCGCGTGGTACATCCTGTTGCCGCTGTATCAGAACGCCCGGATGACCAGGTACTACTGGCGGGAATTCAGGCGCAACCGACCGGCTGTGGTGAGTCTCGTCTGGTTGGGAATCGTTTTCGTCGGCGGGACCGTCGGGCCGTTCTTCATCGGGCAGCCGGAACAGAACGTTCTGATGGCCAATCAGCCGCCAGTTTTCCTGGAAGTCGACATGGTCCACACCCCACAGTGCGCCGGACCCGTCGAGGGCGGTGCCTGCCACGGCACGTGGGGGCATCCGCTGGGCACCGACTCCGCCGGGAGAGACATCTTCGCGTCGGTCGTCCACGGAATGACGGTCACCATGCAGATCGCGTTCATCACGACGTTGATCGTCACCGTCATCGGCGTCAGCGTCGGGACGTTCAGCGCGTTCGCGGGCGGCTGGGTCGACGAGATTCTCATGCGGATCGTCGACATCGTGCTGTCGTTCCCCACGCTGCTTTTCTTCTTGCTCATCCTCTACATCTACGGGGCCGGCCTGGGAATGTTCATCCTCGTCTTCGCGCTGTTCGGGTGGGGATCGACTGCGAGATACGTCAGGAGCAAGGCGCTCTCGGTCTCCGAAGAGGAGTTCATCAAGGCGACCAGGATTAGCGGTGCCAGTACGTATCGGATCCTCCGCCGACACGTCGTTCCCAACACGGCAAGCAGCATCATAACGCAACTGACGCTTCTGGTTCCGGGCTTCCTTCTGGCCGAAGCGCAGCTGGCGTATCTCGGGATCGGCGACACCGAGGTCCCCACGTGGGGCCAGCTGATCTCCTCGGGACGGAACGCGATCGACTTCGCACCGTGGATCGTTCTCGTGCCGGGCATCGCGCTGTTCCTGACGATCCTGGCGTTCAACTTCCTCGGTGATGCGCTGCTCGACGCGCTCAATCCGGAAGCCCAGGCGGAGAGTGAACAATGA
- a CDS encoding ABC transporter ATP-binding protein, with protein MTTNQDFDPDATLLDASDLSVEFDTDAGTLVAVDGVDFRVREGETVCLVGESGSGKTVATESITRLIQEPPGRIDGSVEFRGRDLLEMADRELRAVRGNRIAHIFQNPQEAMNHTFTVGWQIAEAIQVHEDVPDAEARARAVDLLDRVGIDNASARFDDYPHEFSGGQKQRVMIAMALVGNPDLLLADEPTTALDVTVQAQILRLLEDLQEEFGMGILFVTHDLGVVAEIADRVVVMYAGKVMERGDVYRIFEKPAHPYTQALMRCLPGRSDDSGGIPGSLPDPTDPPSGCRFAERCEHAIEACTVGKQPPEFPVEDGHSASCVYYGSGYDSTVVADVDIETDETTAQEATDD; from the coding sequence ATGACGACGAATCAGGACTTCGACCCGGACGCGACGCTGCTCGACGCGAGCGATCTCAGCGTCGAGTTCGACACCGACGCGGGGACGCTCGTCGCAGTCGACGGGGTCGATTTTCGCGTCCGCGAGGGCGAGACGGTCTGTCTCGTCGGCGAATCGGGCTCGGGAAAGACCGTTGCGACAGAGTCGATCACCCGGCTGATCCAGGAACCGCCCGGACGGATCGACGGTTCCGTCGAATTCAGGGGACGGGACCTGCTGGAGATGGCCGACCGAGAGCTTCGCGCCGTTCGCGGGAATCGGATCGCGCACATCTTCCAGAACCCACAGGAGGCGATGAACCACACGTTCACCGTCGGATGGCAGATCGCCGAGGCGATCCAGGTCCACGAGGACGTCCCCGACGCCGAGGCCAGAGCACGTGCAGTTGACCTCCTCGATAGAGTCGGTATCGACAACGCAAGCGCCAGGTTCGACGACTATCCCCACGAGTTCTCCGGCGGACAGAAACAGCGCGTGATGATCGCGATGGCGCTCGTGGGCAACCCCGACCTGCTGCTCGCCGACGAACCGACGACCGCGCTGGACGTGACCGTTCAGGCACAGATCCTCCGCCTGCTCGAAGACCTCCAGGAAGAGTTCGGCATGGGGATCCTGTTTGTCACTCACGACCTCGGCGTCGTCGCCGAGATCGCCGATCGGGTCGTCGTGATGTACGCGGGGAAGGTGATGGAACGCGGCGACGTCTACCGGATCTTCGAGAAACCGGCTCACCCGTATACGCAGGCGCTGATGCGGTGTCTCCCCGGTCGAAGCGACGACAGCGGCGGTATTCCGGGATCGCTTCCGGACCCGACCGATCCGCCTTCAGGCTGCCGGTTCGCCGAGCGGTGTGAGCACGCTATCGAGGCGTGTACGGTCGGCAAACAGCCGCCGGAGTTCCCGGTCGAAGACGGCCACAGTGCGTCCTGCGTCTACTACGGTTCCGGATACGACAGCACTGTGGTGGCCGATGTCGACATCGAAACCGACGAAACGACCGCACAGGAGGCGACAGATGACTGA
- a CDS encoding ABC transporter ATP-binding protein: MTEPLLSVVDLKKHYPLKRGLFNRTVGAVKAVDGISFDLYPGETLGLVGESGCGKSTAATSILQLEEPTDGEVIFNGGGRSRADRNPDGTHPNDVTTFDKRELKRFRRSAQMIFQDPSSSFNPRMSVGSSIAELLLVHGMTDRDQRRAIVEDLLERVNLSADDYDRYPHEFSGGQKQRIALARALVLNPDLIVADEPVSALDVSVQAEILSLIDDLQAEFDLSLLFISHDMSTIREICDRVAVMYLGEIVEIGDAETVFSDPQHPYTEALLSSIPTTDPRTRQEGIELPGTVPSPADPPSGCRFHTRCHRVVQPDHLELDQDVWRRLLTFRKRVEEGAIDLEKVRESIQTTDDASDPQALKAEIREEFDIPQQIGDQTARETVSEALEELVAGRQVSAAELLSETFSTPCEETRPEFTDHGSGHRSACIRHRESIEPPAISADDD, encoded by the coding sequence ATGACTGAACCACTCCTCTCGGTTGTGGACCTGAAGAAGCACTACCCCCTCAAGCGTGGATTGTTCAATCGGACAGTCGGCGCAGTGAAAGCGGTCGACGGCATCAGCTTCGACCTCTACCCGGGCGAGACGCTCGGACTGGTCGGCGAGTCCGGGTGCGGAAAGTCGACCGCGGCTACCTCGATACTCCAACTGGAGGAACCCACCGACGGTGAGGTGATCTTCAACGGCGGCGGACGTTCGAGAGCGGACAGGAACCCCGACGGGACACACCCAAACGACGTCACCACCTTCGACAAGCGGGAACTCAAGCGGTTCCGACGCAGCGCACAGATGATCTTTCAGGACCCCTCCTCGAGTTTCAATCCGCGGATGAGCGTCGGGAGTTCGATCGCTGAACTCCTGCTGGTCCACGGGATGACCGACCGCGACCAGCGTCGCGCGATCGTCGAGGACCTGCTTGAGCGGGTCAACCTCTCAGCTGACGACTACGACCGCTATCCCCACGAGTTCTCCGGCGGGCAGAAACAGCGCATCGCGCTGGCCCGGGCACTGGTGTTGAACCCGGACCTGATCGTCGCGGACGAGCCGGTTTCGGCGCTCGACGTCTCGGTGCAGGCGGAGATCCTCTCGTTGATCGACGACCTCCAGGCGGAGTTCGACCTCTCGTTGCTGTTCATCAGTCACGACATGTCGACTATCCGCGAGATCTGCGACCGAGTCGCGGTGATGTATCTGGGCGAAATCGTCGAAATCGGGGACGCCGAGACGGTGTTCTCCGACCCGCAGCACCCCTACACAGAGGCGCTCCTGTCGTCGATTCCGACGACCGATCCGCGAACGCGACAGGAGGGGATCGAACTCCCCGGGACGGTCCCGAGTCCGGCGGACCCGCCGAGCGGCTGTCGATTCCACACTCGCTGTCACCGGGTCGTACAACCCGACCATCTTGAACTCGATCAGGACGTCTGGCGACGGCTGCTCACCTTCCGGAAACGGGTCGAGGAGGGTGCGATCGACCTCGAGAAGGTCCGAGAGAGCATCCAGACGACAGACGACGCGTCGGACCCCCAGGCACTCAAAGCCGAAATCCGCGAAGAGTTCGATATCCCCCAGCAGATCGGCGATCAAACGGCTCGAGAGACAGTGTCAGAAGCCCTCGAAGAGCTAGTCGCGGGTCGACAGGTCAGTGCAGCGGAACTGCTCTCGGAGACGTTTTCGACGCCCTGTGAAGAGACCCGTCCCGAGTTCACCGACCACGGTTCGGGCCATCGATCCGCCTGCATTCGCCACCGGGAGTCGATCGAGCCGCCGGCGATCAGCGCCGACGACGACTGA
- the tsaA gene encoding tRNA (N6-threonylcarbamoyladenosine(37)-N6)-methyltransferase TrmO produces MDDRSISYEPIGEISTPFDRAEGMPIQPSVAAETTGVVEFDPEYAPALRDLDGFSHCILLYHFHASDADADLTVTPFLDATEHGLFSTRAPRRPNSIGISVVAVDDVDDATLTVTGIDVLDGTPLLDVKPFVPEFDVPDRTESGWIAAAADGDGREYADDRFV; encoded by the coding sequence ATGGACGATCGATCGATCAGCTACGAACCGATCGGCGAGATCTCGACGCCGTTCGATCGCGCCGAGGGGATGCCAATCCAGCCGTCGGTGGCCGCGGAGACGACCGGCGTCGTCGAGTTCGATCCCGAATACGCGCCGGCATTGCGGGACCTTGATGGGTTCTCTCACTGTATCCTGCTGTATCACTTTCACGCCAGCGACGCGGACGCTGATCTGACCGTCACGCCGTTTCTCGACGCGACCGAACACGGGCTGTTCTCGACGCGCGCGCCGCGACGGCCGAACTCGATCGGAATTTCGGTCGTCGCTGTCGACGACGTCGACGACGCGACACTCACCGTCACCGGAATCGACGTCCTCGACGGGACGCCGCTTCTGGACGTCAAACCGTTCGTCCCCGAGTTCGACGTCCCCGACCGGACCGAGAGCGGCTGGATCGCCGCCGCGGCCGACGGCGACGGCCGCGAGTACGCCGACGATCGGTTCGTCTAG
- the dpsA gene encoding DNA starvation/stationary phase protection protein DpsA translates to MSTQREIRQQAGTVEENQLRLEQGKAEQIVEALNTDLASTYVLYHQLKKHHWNVEGAEFRDVHEYLGEAAGRAEEAADELAERLQAIGGTPIASGKNLEEHAPVEPEGEDVYDVRTSLENDLEIYGEIIESLRDHVDLTTNLGDHATAEILRQILVEVEEDAHHLDHYLEDDTLVVSE, encoded by the coding sequence ATGAGCACTCAGAGAGAGATCCGCCAGCAGGCAGGCACCGTCGAGGAGAACCAGCTTCGTCTCGAGCAGGGGAAAGCCGAGCAGATCGTCGAAGCGCTGAACACCGACCTCGCTTCGACGTACGTCCTGTACCACCAGCTCAAGAAACACCACTGGAACGTCGAGGGCGCGGAGTTCCGTGACGTACACGAGTATCTCGGCGAGGCCGCCGGGCGCGCCGAGGAGGCCGCCGACGAACTCGCGGAGCGACTGCAGGCTATCGGCGGCACGCCGATCGCGAGCGGGAAGAACCTCGAGGAACACGCGCCGGTCGAACCCGAGGGCGAGGACGTCTATGACGTCCGCACGTCCCTGGAAAACGACCTGGAGATCTACGGCGAGATCATCGAGAGCCTCCGCGATCACGTCGATCTCACGACAAACCTCGGCGACCACGCGACCGCCGAGATCCTCCGGCAGATCCTCGTCGAAGTCGAAGAAGACGCCCATCACCTCGATCACTACCTCGAAGACGACACGCTAGTCGTCAGCGAGTGA
- a CDS encoding CBS domain-containing protein, with translation MDIAEIVSPKYTEFDIGTPLSKVAGAFENQELDAVVVTDGDEYRGVVSRRQLAESSNQPSAKVGSRVQHVPTVNRTEDVREVARLMIGSGAKTLPVLDDDRIVGVVTGDSVLTAVQSFLRAASVADAYTEKLISATPDTTIGKALNTLREGRIAHLPVIEDGEAVGMVSLYDVVDFTTRGGTKSQGGSSGDFGIRGGGESPGGMGAREGDSDRMLDLPIRNLMSDVVVTARQSGTLDDVVETMFNREISSVVVLDDESDEPIGLLTKTDILEALTWEQDDRSAVQVFGLDLLESEDYDAVSALIEDMTSKYAEMSVIKASIELQEHKEQSRGVSLVLARIRLVTDRGYFSADAEGYGASHALRLAANKVERQILKGKTYEQSERRPDNEAQQRLYGWWLGG, from the coding sequence ATGGACATTGCTGAAATCGTGTCGCCGAAGTATACTGAGTTCGATATTGGGACCCCACTTTCCAAAGTCGCGGGGGCGTTCGAGAATCAGGAACTCGACGCCGTCGTTGTAACAGACGGTGACGAGTACCGGGGCGTCGTGAGCCGCCGACAGTTGGCCGAGTCCTCTAACCAGCCGTCGGCGAAGGTTGGATCACGAGTACAGCACGTCCCGACTGTCAACCGAACCGAAGACGTCCGCGAAGTCGCGCGACTCATGATCGGCAGCGGTGCCAAAACGCTCCCTGTCTTGGACGACGACCGAATCGTCGGTGTCGTGACTGGCGATAGCGTCCTTACGGCAGTGCAGTCCTTCCTCCGTGCCGCATCGGTCGCGGACGCGTACACGGAGAAACTGATCAGTGCGACCCCCGACACGACAATCGGGAAAGCCCTCAACACGCTCCGAGAAGGACGAATCGCCCACCTGCCCGTCATCGAGGACGGCGAAGCCGTTGGAATGGTCAGCCTGTACGACGTCGTCGATTTCACGACGCGGGGCGGAACCAAGAGCCAGGGCGGCTCATCAGGGGACTTCGGGATCCGAGGTGGCGGTGAGAGCCCCGGTGGAATGGGAGCGCGTGAGGGCGATTCCGATCGTATGCTCGATCTGCCGATACGGAACCTGATGTCCGACGTCGTCGTCACGGCTCGACAAAGCGGGACTCTCGACGACGTCGTCGAAACGATGTTCAACCGGGAGATCTCCTCGGTGGTCGTCCTCGATGATGAGAGCGATGAACCCATCGGCCTACTCACCAAAACGGATATCCTCGAGGCACTCACCTGGGAACAGGACGACCGGAGCGCAGTACAGGTGTTCGGGCTCGATCTGTTGGAAAGCGAGGACTACGACGCTGTCTCCGCATTGATCGAGGACATGACCTCGAAGTACGCTGAGATGAGCGTGATCAAAGCCAGCATTGAACTCCAGGAACACAAAGAACAATCTCGGGGCGTATCGCTGGTGCTCGCCCGGATTCGACTGGTGACTGACCGTGGCTATTTCTCAGCCGATGCTGAAGGATACGGTGCCTCCCACGCCCTCAGACTGGCCGCGAACAAAGTCGAGCGACAGATACTCAAGGGGAAAACATACGAGCAATCGGAGCGTCGCCCTGACAACGAGGCCCAACAGCGCCTCTACGGGTGGTGGCTCGGCGGATGA
- a CDS encoding UPF0175 family protein, which produces MEIDDDVYDALQPPEGERSSAMKRELAVSLYARDVLSFGKARALAELSKREFQEILGEREITRHYGEQELEEDLDYAE; this is translated from the coding sequence ATCGAAATCGACGACGACGTTTACGACGCGTTACAGCCCCCGGAGGGGGAGCGGTCGTCCGCGATGAAGCGAGAGTTGGCCGTCTCGCTGTATGCCCGTGACGTTCTCTCGTTTGGGAAAGCACGAGCGCTGGCAGAACTGTCGAAACGGGAGTTCCAAGAAATCCTCGGCGAGCGTGAAATCACTCGCCACTACGGCGAACAGGAACTCGAAGAAGATCTCGACTATGCCGAGTAA
- a CDS encoding heavy metal translocating P-type ATPase has product MTVTASLPLSTCTVRIERRGGRGEAGARALERQLRDTPGVHDVDVSFRTGSVRIIYDESVTSVERLRDAIRDRNVSIQDAHDTDTGEGATRSALGREAVFVGLTLVGMVTGLLTGWFDGPPLLMWSGYGVAYVFGGWYGLEGAIETLRHLAVDIDLLMIVAALGALSIGAPFEGAMLLFLFSLSNTLQHYAIGRSRRAIKSLVEMRPDNAQVLRDGKEVTVPIDDVAVGDVFVVRPGDRIPLDGVVTSGEGTVDQASLTGESVPVSKGPGDEVFGGTINESGSLEIEVARQAHESAINRLITMVEEAQSEKAPTQRLIDRLEQPYVLGVFALTIAAIAIPLALGSKFTGTFYRAMTLMVAASPCAVIISTPAAVLSAIASGGRQGVLFKGGEHVETAARIDAVAFDKTGTLTRGDTQLTDVFVRDGTGDETLTEDELLSIVAAVQARSEHHLARATVRAADARSLDIPDAERFQSVAGKGVRADVDGHTTHIGNRSYFQTVLGDAAIDGLEPGLDRLETVAEDGKTGVLVARERHGDVSVLGVLAFTDTVRPDAAGMIADLRSLGVEHIVMLTGDNERVAQRIADEVGIDEVQAELLPEEKVATIEGLVERHENVAMVGDGVNDAPALATATLGIAMGGAGTDVALDTADVVLMGDDLSKIPYVLGLGRRTRRTLTINLAIAFGAIGLMVGTILLRGIPLPLAVVGHEGSTVIVSLNGLRLLGFRGISTHG; this is encoded by the coding sequence GTGACCGTTACTGCTTCCCTCCCGCTATCGACGTGTACTGTCCGGATCGAACGACGTGGCGGCCGTGGCGAAGCGGGAGCGCGAGCGCTCGAACGACAGCTTCGTGATACACCCGGCGTCCACGACGTCGACGTCTCGTTCCGAACGGGGAGCGTTCGAATTATCTACGACGAGAGCGTCACTTCAGTGGAACGGCTTCGAGACGCGATCCGCGACCGTAACGTCTCGATTCAAGACGCGCACGATACTGACACCGGCGAGGGGGCCACACGCTCGGCGCTCGGACGGGAGGCAGTGTTCGTCGGTCTGACGCTGGTCGGCATGGTGACCGGCCTCCTGACAGGGTGGTTCGACGGCCCTCCGCTCCTCATGTGGAGCGGCTACGGCGTCGCGTACGTCTTCGGTGGGTGGTACGGGCTCGAAGGAGCCATCGAGACACTCCGCCACCTCGCGGTCGATATCGACCTGTTGATGATCGTCGCCGCACTCGGCGCACTCTCGATCGGGGCCCCGTTCGAAGGTGCAATGCTCCTCTTCCTGTTCTCGCTATCGAACACACTCCAACACTACGCTATCGGGCGCTCGCGCCGGGCGATCAAATCACTCGTCGAGATGCGACCGGACAACGCGCAGGTGCTGCGTGACGGGAAGGAAGTCACTGTCCCCATCGACGATGTCGCCGTCGGTGACGTGTTCGTCGTCCGCCCCGGTGATCGAATTCCGCTTGACGGCGTCGTTACCTCCGGTGAGGGAACGGTCGATCAGGCTTCGCTCACCGGCGAGTCCGTCCCCGTCTCGAAGGGGCCCGGCGACGAGGTGTTCGGCGGCACGATCAACGAGAGCGGAAGCCTCGAAATCGAAGTCGCGCGGCAGGCCCACGAGTCGGCGATCAACCGCCTCATCACCATGGTCGAAGAGGCCCAAAGCGAGAAGGCCCCGACACAGCGACTCATCGACCGGCTCGAACAGCCGTACGTCCTCGGCGTGTTCGCACTCACGATCGCAGCTATCGCAATTCCACTTGCGCTCGGCAGCAAGTTCACGGGGACGTTCTACCGTGCGATGACGCTCATGGTCGCCGCCTCGCCGTGTGCAGTCATCATCTCGACGCCCGCGGCAGTCCTCTCGGCAATCGCCTCCGGCGGCAGGCAAGGCGTGCTGTTCAAGGGCGGCGAACACGTCGAGACCGCGGCACGCATCGACGCGGTCGCCTTCGACAAGACCGGGACACTCACACGGGGCGACACGCAGTTGACCGACGTGTTCGTCCGTGACGGCACGGGAGACGAGACACTGACCGAGGACGAACTGCTCTCTATCGTAGCCGCAGTGCAGGCCCGCTCGGAGCACCATCTCGCTCGGGCGACCGTGAGGGCGGCTGACGCCCGGTCACTCGATATCCCTGACGCAGAGCGGTTCCAGTCAGTCGCTGGGAAAGGGGTCAGGGCAGATGTCGACGGCCACACCACCCACATCGGGAATCGTAGTTACTTCCAGACTGTTCTCGGAGACGCAGCAATCGACGGTCTCGAACCGGGCCTTGATCGCCTCGAAACGGTAGCGGAAGACGGGAAAACGGGTGTCCTCGTCGCCCGAGAGCGTCACGGCGATGTCAGCGTCCTGGGGGTGCTCGCGTTCACCGACACCGTTCGCCCTGACGCGGCCGGGATGATTGCCGACCTCCGCTCGCTGGGCGTCGAACACATCGTCATGCTGACGGGCGACAACGAACGCGTCGCACAGCGAATCGCCGACGAGGTCGGCATCGACGAAGTGCAAGCGGAACTGCTTCCCGAGGAGAAGGTAGCGACCATCGAGGGACTGGTCGAGCGACACGAGAACGTGGCGATGGTCGGCGACGGCGTCAACGATGCGCCAGCGCTCGCCACAGCAACCCTCGGCATCGCGATGGGCGGCGCGGGAACCGATGTCGCGCTCGACACCGCTGACGTGGTACTGATGGGCGATGACCTCAGCAAGATCCCTTACGTTCTCGGACTCGGACGCAGAACCCGTCGGACGCTCACGATCAATCTCGCCATCGCTTTCGGCGCGATTGGACTCATGGTCGGGACGATCCTACTCCGGGGGATCCCGCTCCCACTCGCAGTGGTCGGACACGAGGGCTCGACGGTCATCGTCTCGCTGAACGGCCTTCGACTACTCGGCTTTCGGGGGATATCGACACACGGCTGA
- a CDS encoding nitroreductase/quinone reductase family protein codes for MDARDISEAAAIVLTESGHENRAYDLTGPESLDYEEVAAVFSDVLNRSIRYPNPSLLAFGRRMRRRGKPLGFIALMCGIYTTARLGLAARVTDDSRKLLGRRPRGMRAFVEDHADDFRGDSQPNESLTGNDAESGYVETRGPPVPDIAYKVINPVMSRLLRSPLHSLVSDSIMLLTFTGSKTGQEYTIPVGYWVKDGHLIVTTQSPWWRNLRGGQPVFMRVQGQHREGTTTPHPDSKAVAQYIKEFIDRHGTDAARRLGIQIHGDRKPTLDELEAGVEGTVIIDIELTDGKPPVR; via the coding sequence GTGGACGCGCGGGACATCAGCGAAGCAGCAGCAATCGTGTTGACCGAGTCCGGACACGAGAATCGAGCCTACGATCTCACGGGACCCGAATCACTGGACTATGAAGAAGTCGCCGCCGTCTTCAGCGACGTTCTAAATCGGTCTATCAGATATCCAAATCCGTCCCTGTTGGCGTTCGGACGACGGATGCGCCGTCGGGGGAAGCCACTCGGATTCATCGCACTCATGTGTGGCATCTACACCACTGCACGCCTCGGATTAGCTGCTCGGGTGACCGACGACAGCCGGAAACTCCTTGGCCGACGCCCTCGGGGAATGCGAGCGTTCGTCGAAGACCACGCAGATGACTTTCGGGGCGACTCCCAGCCGAATGAGTCGCTGACGGGGAACGATGCTGAGAGTGGGTACGTCGAAACTCGCGGACCGCCGGTTCCCGACATCGCCTACAAGGTCATCAACCCGGTGATGTCGCGTCTGTTGCGGTCGCCGCTGCACTCACTTGTGAGTGACTCGATTATGTTGTTGACGTTTACCGGGTCGAAAACCGGCCAGGAATACACCATACCAGTCGGCTACTGGGTGAAGGACGGACACCTCATCGTCACTACCCAGAGTCCGTGGTGGCGGAATCTGAGAGGTGGCCAACCGGTGTTCATGCGGGTTCAGGGCCAGCACAGAGAAGGTACCACAACGCCGCATCCAGATTCCAAAGCCGTTGCTCAGTACATCAAGGAGTTCATTGATCGTCATGGAACCGATGCGGCCCGACGACTGGGTATACAGATTCACGGTGACAGAAAGCCGACTCTTGACGAACTGGAAGCTGGTGTGGAGGGGACGGTCATAATTGATATTGAGTTAACAGATGGCAAACCTCCAGTACGGTAA
- a CDS encoding NAD(P)H-binding protein, whose product MTESILVTGATGTVGQHVVAALSDRDVTIKIGVRDPETVSNEITDAREVIEFDFTKPETWGRTLTDVDGIFLVRPPVVDKSKIGSFVEAADRVGIGRIAYLSTLGAEKNVLIPHHWIENRITATDMEYTLLRASFFMQNLLEVHRRDIVEHDEIFVPAGNGKTSIRL is encoded by the coding sequence GTGACGGAGTCGATACTCGTTACCGGAGCAACTGGAACCGTCGGCCAGCATGTTGTCGCCGCCCTTTCAGACCGCGACGTCACCATCAAGATCGGAGTTCGTGACCCCGAAACTGTTTCGAACGAGATTACGGACGCACGAGAGGTGATTGAGTTCGACTTCACGAAGCCAGAAACGTGGGGCCGTACGCTGACAGATGTCGATGGAATCTTCCTCGTTCGACCGCCGGTCGTGGACAAATCGAAGATTGGCTCGTTTGTCGAGGCTGCGGACCGTGTGGGTATCGGCCGTATCGCCTACCTTTCGACGCTCGGGGCAGAGAAGAACGTCCTCATCCCCCACCACTGGATCGAGAACCGGATCACGGCGACAGATATGGAGTACACCTTGCTGCGGGCGTCGTTTTTCATGCAGAACCTCCTTGAAGTCCATCGCCGAGATATTGTCGAACACGACGAGATTTTCGTGCCAGCTGGGAATGGGAAGACCAGCATCCGTCTTTAG
- a CDS encoding DUF6069 family protein yields the protein MTSAEHTTTRSPSVPVRGGLAVVLAVFVNVVFVLGVDTLGIAPAFRALAIPPVAFLSALGASGATVVYWLLGRYASDADRKFVRVAAGVLLLSVVPDVALLAIDPAATLLAVVILVAMHVVVATVSVGVLVFWGAEQ from the coding sequence ATGACGAGCGCCGAACACACGACGACCCGGTCACCGTCCGTCCCGGTGCGGGGCGGGCTTGCTGTCGTGCTCGCCGTATTCGTCAACGTGGTATTCGTGCTTGGTGTGGATACTCTCGGTATCGCCCCAGCGTTCCGCGCGTTGGCTATCCCACCCGTAGCGTTTCTCTCGGCGCTCGGCGCAAGTGGGGCAACCGTCGTCTACTGGCTTCTCGGTCGGTACGCCAGTGACGCTGACCGAAAGTTCGTTCGGGTAGCCGCCGGCGTGCTACTCCTCTCGGTTGTCCCCGACGTTGCGTTGCTCGCAATCGATCCAGCTGCGACACTGCTTGCCGTCGTCATCCTGGTGGCGATGCACGTGGTCGTCGCAACGGTGTCAGTCGGGGTACTCGTCTTCTGGGGGGCCGAACAGTGA